From the genome of Oncorhynchus clarkii lewisi isolate Uvic-CL-2024 chromosome 11, UVic_Ocla_1.0, whole genome shotgun sequence, one region includes:
- the LOC139420196 gene encoding NEDD8 ultimate buster 1-like isoform X1, with amino-acid sequence MAEMHIQAKLVNLLKQDKIQLWNPPYTTENNQAGQQPLQQLAVNYAPIVCFSVSEVASALESIRSQAVKRGMGNKTYRETFVATLELLLPKDGKKDVKKKNYLETKLDVLAQDIMARIAEQYGLKYIKLILNGKTLTPEKRLDEQDVKNNSKIMVLRVSEPERKKQMAEEEEKKKTQDQSVQRTQKGFQILSERDGTDDPATTPFLEIADQKGNPLKIPHREKKALILAMGFHEKGRALMKRKQYDAALCHLLQADDQFGTCGSVLLSTVDNYAVLQLDIVWCYRALEALSCLDDGKQRLQRAEDCFLKCYGEQQQRLMQIKGNTGREEVLFLRLYLLQSLLAYLDGNEHQATQKLMRVEDLYGRLCLDPGKMTGLMGLGFSEQEARLGLRACHGNVDEAALHITHRRQEREEMKQQEREKRMRRMEGLATLRALGYSKRDAARALHQADGDMDRAYGILLESTQAESAAVTNHNTELPIDQSKVEQLLYLGFEPEAAEAALRLTGGDVQGATQLLLDNQGVLPPELLSPSPPSSLSEEPSTSSESAGRTHIHTRSGSQGEDPMDVDLVNEVLEDIPRHEEDYLDLTLEEESEVIAQMKSYLHRNCTPSS; translated from the exons ATGGCAGAGATGCATATTCAGGCAAAGCTGGTAAATCTTTTAAAACAAGATAAAATTCAGCTCTGGAACCCACCATACACCACAGAAAACAACCAGGCAGGACAGCAACCTCTGCAG CAGCTTGCAGTGAACTATGCACCCATTGTGTGCTTCTCTGTGTCTGAAGTGGCAAGTGCCTTGGAGAGCATCAGATCCCAAGCAGTAAAGAGAGGAATGGGGAATAAGACCTATAGAGAGACATTTGTGGCCACGTTGGAACTCCTTCTGCCTAAAGACGGAAAAAAG GATGTCAAGAAGAAGAACTATTTGGAGACTAAACTGGATGTCCTTGCACAAGATATCATGGCTAG GATTGCTGAACAATATGGACTCAAATACATCAAGTTAATTTTGAATGGGAAGACACTGACTCCTG AGAAGCGTCTGGATGAACAGGACGTGAAGAACAACAGTAAGATTATGGTTCTGCGGGTGAGCGAGCCTGAGAGGAAGAAACAGatggcggaggaggaggagaagaagaaaaccCAGGACCAGAGTGTCCAGAGAACCCAGAAGGGCTTCCAGATCCTCTCAGAGAGAG ATGGCACCGATGACCCAGCCACGACTCCATTCCTAGAGATTGCTGATCAGAAGGGGAACCCTCTGAAAATACCTCACAGAGAGAAAAAG GCTTTGATTCTAGCCATGGGGTTCCACGAGAAAGGCCGCGCTCTGATGAAGAGAAAACAGTACGACGCTGCTCTGTGCCACCTGTTGCAAGCTGACGACCAGTTTGG TACATGTGGCTCGGTGCTCTTGAGCACGGTGGACAACTATGCAGTACTGCAGCTGGACATCGTGTGGTGCTACAGAGCCCTGGAGGCCCTTTCCTGCCTGGATGACGGCAAGCAGAGGCTGCAGAGAGCCGAGGACTGCTTCCTCAAGTGCTACGGAGAGCAGCAGCAGAGGCTCATGCAGATCAAG GGAAATACAGGACGAGAGGAAGTGCTGTTCCTCAGGTTGTACCTCCTACAGAGCTTACTAGCGTACCTGGATGGTAACGAACACCAGGCCACACAGAAGCTAATGCGG GTGGAGGACCTGTATGGGCGTCTGTGTCTGGACCCAGGGAAGATGACCGGGCTGATGGGTCTGGGTTTCTCTGAGCAGGAGGCCCGTCTAGGCCTGAGGGCCTGCCACGGCAACGTAGACGAGGCCGCACTGCACATCACCCACAGGAGACAG gagagggaggagatgaaacagcaggagagggagaagaggatgagGCGTATGGAGGGCCTGGCCACCCTCAGAGCGCTGGGTTACTCCAAGAGAGACGCTGCCCGGGCCCTCCATCAGGCAGACGGGGACATGGACAGAGCCTATGGG ATTCTTCTAGAGTCCACCCAGGCTGAGTCTGCTGCTGTAACCAACCACAACACAGAGCTCCCCATAGATCAATCCAAGGTTGAGCAG CTGTTATACCTGGGCTTTGAGCCGGAGGCTGCCGAAGCTGCACTGAGGCTGACGGGGGGAGACGTGCAAGGGGCCACCCAGCTACTGCTGGACAACCAGGGGGTCCTGCCCCCAgagctgctctccccctctcccccctcctcactgTCCGAGGAGCCCAGCACCTCCTCTGAGTCCGCAGGTAGGACTCACATTCACACAC GCTCTGGGAGCCAAGGGGAGGACCCTATGGACGTAGACCTGGTGAATGAGGTGCTGGAGGATATCCCCCGACATGAAGAAGACTACCTGGACCTGACCctggaggaggagagcgaggtcATAGCTCAGATGAAGTCCTACCTCCACAGGAACTGTACCCCCTCCAGCTAA
- the LOC139420198 gene encoding gamma-crystallin N-B — MSQYSGKITFYEGKCFTGRQLEVRGDCDNFQDRGFMNRVNSIRVESGAFCCFDHPDFKGQQYILEHGEYPEFQRWNSHNDHMGSCKPIKMHGEHYRMELFEACNFSGQCVEVCDDCPFLQSRGFSKSCINSIKVYGDGAWVMYEEPNFRGRMYIVERGDYCSHNEWQAENPNIQSIRRVVNYF, encoded by the exons ATGTCGCAGTATTCTGGAAAG ATCACCTTCTACGAGGGAAAATGCTTCACCGGCAGGCAGCTGGAGGTCAGGGGCGACTGCGATAACTTCCAGGACCGTGGCTTCATGAACCGCGTCAACTCCATCCGTGTGGAGAGCGGCGCCTTCTGCTGCTTCGACCACCCCGACTTCAAGGGACAGCAGTACATCCTGGAGCACGGCGAATACCCAGAGTTCCAGCGTTGGAACAGCCACAACGACCACATGGGCTCCTGCAAGCCCATCAAGATG CACGGCGAGCACTACAGAATGGAACTGTTCGAGGCCTGTAACTTCTCTGGCCAGTGTGTGGAGGTCTGTGACGACTGCCCCTTCCTGCAGAGCCGTGGTTTCAGCAAGAGCTGCATCAACTCCATCAAGGTCTACGGAGACGGAGC CTGGGTGATGTACGAGGAGCCTAACTTCCGCGGACGCATGTACATCGTGGAGAGAGGAGACTACTGCAGTCACAATGAGTGGCAGGCCGAGAACCCCAACATCCAGTCCATCCGTAGAGTGGTCAACTACTTCTAA
- the LOC139420196 gene encoding NEDD8 ultimate buster 1-like isoform X4: MAEMHIQAKLVNLLKQDKIQLWNPPYTTENNQAGQQPLQLAVNYAPIVCFSVSEVASALESIRSQAVKRGMGNKTYRETFVATLELLLPKDGKKDVKKKNYLETKLDVLAQDIMARIAEQYGLKYIKLILNGKTLTPEKRLDEQDVKNNSKIMVLRVSEPERKKQMAEEEEKKKTQDQSVQRTQKGFQILSERDGTDDPATTPFLEIADQKGNPLKIPHREKKALILAMGFHEKGRALMKRKQYDAALCHLLQADDQFGTCGSVLLSTVDNYAVLQLDIVWCYRALEALSCLDDGKQRLQRAEDCFLKCYGEQQQRLMQIKGNTGREEVLFLRLYLLQSLLAYLDGNEHQATQKLMRVEDLYGRLCLDPGKMTGLMGLGFSEQEARLGLRACHGNVDEAALHITHRRQEREEMKQQEREKRMRRMEGLATLRALGYSKRDAARALHQADGDMDRAYGILLESTQAESAAVTNHNTELPIDQSKVEQLLYLGFEPEAAEAALRLTGGDVQGATQLLLDNQGVLPPELLSPSPPSSLSEEPSTSSESAGSGSQGEDPMDVDLVNEVLEDIPRHEEDYLDLTLEEESEVIAQMKSYLHRNCTPSS; the protein is encoded by the exons ATGGCAGAGATGCATATTCAGGCAAAGCTGGTAAATCTTTTAAAACAAGATAAAATTCAGCTCTGGAACCCACCATACACCACAGAAAACAACCAGGCAGGACAGCAACCTCTGCAG CTTGCAGTGAACTATGCACCCATTGTGTGCTTCTCTGTGTCTGAAGTGGCAAGTGCCTTGGAGAGCATCAGATCCCAAGCAGTAAAGAGAGGAATGGGGAATAAGACCTATAGAGAGACATTTGTGGCCACGTTGGAACTCCTTCTGCCTAAAGACGGAAAAAAG GATGTCAAGAAGAAGAACTATTTGGAGACTAAACTGGATGTCCTTGCACAAGATATCATGGCTAG GATTGCTGAACAATATGGACTCAAATACATCAAGTTAATTTTGAATGGGAAGACACTGACTCCTG AGAAGCGTCTGGATGAACAGGACGTGAAGAACAACAGTAAGATTATGGTTCTGCGGGTGAGCGAGCCTGAGAGGAAGAAACAGatggcggaggaggaggagaagaagaaaaccCAGGACCAGAGTGTCCAGAGAACCCAGAAGGGCTTCCAGATCCTCTCAGAGAGAG ATGGCACCGATGACCCAGCCACGACTCCATTCCTAGAGATTGCTGATCAGAAGGGGAACCCTCTGAAAATACCTCACAGAGAGAAAAAG GCTTTGATTCTAGCCATGGGGTTCCACGAGAAAGGCCGCGCTCTGATGAAGAGAAAACAGTACGACGCTGCTCTGTGCCACCTGTTGCAAGCTGACGACCAGTTTGG TACATGTGGCTCGGTGCTCTTGAGCACGGTGGACAACTATGCAGTACTGCAGCTGGACATCGTGTGGTGCTACAGAGCCCTGGAGGCCCTTTCCTGCCTGGATGACGGCAAGCAGAGGCTGCAGAGAGCCGAGGACTGCTTCCTCAAGTGCTACGGAGAGCAGCAGCAGAGGCTCATGCAGATCAAG GGAAATACAGGACGAGAGGAAGTGCTGTTCCTCAGGTTGTACCTCCTACAGAGCTTACTAGCGTACCTGGATGGTAACGAACACCAGGCCACACAGAAGCTAATGCGG GTGGAGGACCTGTATGGGCGTCTGTGTCTGGACCCAGGGAAGATGACCGGGCTGATGGGTCTGGGTTTCTCTGAGCAGGAGGCCCGTCTAGGCCTGAGGGCCTGCCACGGCAACGTAGACGAGGCCGCACTGCACATCACCCACAGGAGACAG gagagggaggagatgaaacagcaggagagggagaagaggatgagGCGTATGGAGGGCCTGGCCACCCTCAGAGCGCTGGGTTACTCCAAGAGAGACGCTGCCCGGGCCCTCCATCAGGCAGACGGGGACATGGACAGAGCCTATGGG ATTCTTCTAGAGTCCACCCAGGCTGAGTCTGCTGCTGTAACCAACCACAACACAGAGCTCCCCATAGATCAATCCAAGGTTGAGCAG CTGTTATACCTGGGCTTTGAGCCGGAGGCTGCCGAAGCTGCACTGAGGCTGACGGGGGGAGACGTGCAAGGGGCCACCCAGCTACTGCTGGACAACCAGGGGGTCCTGCCCCCAgagctgctctccccctctcccccctcctcactgTCCGAGGAGCCCAGCACCTCCTCTGAGTCCGCAG GCTCTGGGAGCCAAGGGGAGGACCCTATGGACGTAGACCTGGTGAATGAGGTGCTGGAGGATATCCCCCGACATGAAGAAGACTACCTGGACCTGACCctggaggaggagagcgaggtcATAGCTCAGATGAAGTCCTACCTCCACAGGAACTGTACCCCCTCCAGCTAA
- the LOC139420612 gene encoding uncharacterized protein C9orf152-like, with protein sequence MNQDIALLREQYNCTKEKQKTRVVLFRQGSADDATEISGKALVNMVPVNQEMKSTHERKRTVSEAEIDFVRHLEMTPWYTHLGIHRRTNGIIAPHPNPAFTGSNSSSLTSLSEDCPETSSDKVLGDSTSFHSEELSTSNSISGSQEFSAPVVLSRQLSFGGQQPPQFSSSPLHHYPFPQRKGPKKSEAARRLGMYTSF encoded by the exons ATGAACCAGGACATTGCACTTTTGAGAGAACAGTACAACTGCACTAAAGAGAAACAAAAGACCCGGGTGGTTTTATTCAGACAAG GATCAGCTGATGACGCAACAGAGATCAGTGGGAAAGCCCTGGTCAACATGGTCCCGGTCAACCAGGAGATGAAGAGCACACATGAGAGGAAGAGGACGGTGTCAGAGGCTGAGATTGATTTTGTTAGGCACCTGGAGATGACTCCATGGTACACACACTTAGGAATCCACCGACGGACCAACGGTATCATAGCACCTCATCCGAACCCCGCATTCACCGGCAGCAATTCTTCGAGTTTGACTTCGCTCTCTGAGGACTGTCCTGAGACGTCCAGTGACAAAGTCTTGGGGGATTCTACGTCTTTCCATTCTGAAGAGTTGAGTACCAGTAACAGCATTTCAGGCTCCCAGGAGTTCTCAGCCCCAGTTGTTTTGTCCAGACAACTGAGTTTTGGGGGCCAGCAGCCACCTCAGTTCTCCTCCAGCCCCCTTCACCACTACCCCTTCCCCCAGCGAAAAGGGCCCAAGAAGTCAGAGGCTGCCAGGAGACTTGGGATGTACACATCATTCTGA
- the LOC139420196 gene encoding NEDD8 ultimate buster 1-like isoform X2 — translation MAEMHIQAKLVNLLKQDKIQLWNPPYTTENNQAGQQPLQLAVNYAPIVCFSVSEVASALESIRSQAVKRGMGNKTYRETFVATLELLLPKDGKKDVKKKNYLETKLDVLAQDIMARIAEQYGLKYIKLILNGKTLTPEKRLDEQDVKNNSKIMVLRVSEPERKKQMAEEEEKKKTQDQSVQRTQKGFQILSERDGTDDPATTPFLEIADQKGNPLKIPHREKKALILAMGFHEKGRALMKRKQYDAALCHLLQADDQFGTCGSVLLSTVDNYAVLQLDIVWCYRALEALSCLDDGKQRLQRAEDCFLKCYGEQQQRLMQIKGNTGREEVLFLRLYLLQSLLAYLDGNEHQATQKLMRVEDLYGRLCLDPGKMTGLMGLGFSEQEARLGLRACHGNVDEAALHITHRRQEREEMKQQEREKRMRRMEGLATLRALGYSKRDAARALHQADGDMDRAYGILLESTQAESAAVTNHNTELPIDQSKVEQLLYLGFEPEAAEAALRLTGGDVQGATQLLLDNQGVLPPELLSPSPPSSLSEEPSTSSESAGRTHIHTRSGSQGEDPMDVDLVNEVLEDIPRHEEDYLDLTLEEESEVIAQMKSYLHRNCTPSS, via the exons ATGGCAGAGATGCATATTCAGGCAAAGCTGGTAAATCTTTTAAAACAAGATAAAATTCAGCTCTGGAACCCACCATACACCACAGAAAACAACCAGGCAGGACAGCAACCTCTGCAG CTTGCAGTGAACTATGCACCCATTGTGTGCTTCTCTGTGTCTGAAGTGGCAAGTGCCTTGGAGAGCATCAGATCCCAAGCAGTAAAGAGAGGAATGGGGAATAAGACCTATAGAGAGACATTTGTGGCCACGTTGGAACTCCTTCTGCCTAAAGACGGAAAAAAG GATGTCAAGAAGAAGAACTATTTGGAGACTAAACTGGATGTCCTTGCACAAGATATCATGGCTAG GATTGCTGAACAATATGGACTCAAATACATCAAGTTAATTTTGAATGGGAAGACACTGACTCCTG AGAAGCGTCTGGATGAACAGGACGTGAAGAACAACAGTAAGATTATGGTTCTGCGGGTGAGCGAGCCTGAGAGGAAGAAACAGatggcggaggaggaggagaagaagaaaaccCAGGACCAGAGTGTCCAGAGAACCCAGAAGGGCTTCCAGATCCTCTCAGAGAGAG ATGGCACCGATGACCCAGCCACGACTCCATTCCTAGAGATTGCTGATCAGAAGGGGAACCCTCTGAAAATACCTCACAGAGAGAAAAAG GCTTTGATTCTAGCCATGGGGTTCCACGAGAAAGGCCGCGCTCTGATGAAGAGAAAACAGTACGACGCTGCTCTGTGCCACCTGTTGCAAGCTGACGACCAGTTTGG TACATGTGGCTCGGTGCTCTTGAGCACGGTGGACAACTATGCAGTACTGCAGCTGGACATCGTGTGGTGCTACAGAGCCCTGGAGGCCCTTTCCTGCCTGGATGACGGCAAGCAGAGGCTGCAGAGAGCCGAGGACTGCTTCCTCAAGTGCTACGGAGAGCAGCAGCAGAGGCTCATGCAGATCAAG GGAAATACAGGACGAGAGGAAGTGCTGTTCCTCAGGTTGTACCTCCTACAGAGCTTACTAGCGTACCTGGATGGTAACGAACACCAGGCCACACAGAAGCTAATGCGG GTGGAGGACCTGTATGGGCGTCTGTGTCTGGACCCAGGGAAGATGACCGGGCTGATGGGTCTGGGTTTCTCTGAGCAGGAGGCCCGTCTAGGCCTGAGGGCCTGCCACGGCAACGTAGACGAGGCCGCACTGCACATCACCCACAGGAGACAG gagagggaggagatgaaacagcaggagagggagaagaggatgagGCGTATGGAGGGCCTGGCCACCCTCAGAGCGCTGGGTTACTCCAAGAGAGACGCTGCCCGGGCCCTCCATCAGGCAGACGGGGACATGGACAGAGCCTATGGG ATTCTTCTAGAGTCCACCCAGGCTGAGTCTGCTGCTGTAACCAACCACAACACAGAGCTCCCCATAGATCAATCCAAGGTTGAGCAG CTGTTATACCTGGGCTTTGAGCCGGAGGCTGCCGAAGCTGCACTGAGGCTGACGGGGGGAGACGTGCAAGGGGCCACCCAGCTACTGCTGGACAACCAGGGGGTCCTGCCCCCAgagctgctctccccctctcccccctcctcactgTCCGAGGAGCCCAGCACCTCCTCTGAGTCCGCAGGTAGGACTCACATTCACACAC GCTCTGGGAGCCAAGGGGAGGACCCTATGGACGTAGACCTGGTGAATGAGGTGCTGGAGGATATCCCCCGACATGAAGAAGACTACCTGGACCTGACCctggaggaggagagcgaggtcATAGCTCAGATGAAGTCCTACCTCCACAGGAACTGTACCCCCTCCAGCTAA
- the LOC139420196 gene encoding NEDD8 ultimate buster 1-like isoform X3 yields the protein MAEMHIQAKLVNLLKQDKIQLWNPPYTTENNQAGQQPLQQLAVNYAPIVCFSVSEVASALESIRSQAVKRGMGNKTYRETFVATLELLLPKDGKKDVKKKNYLETKLDVLAQDIMARIAEQYGLKYIKLILNGKTLTPEKRLDEQDVKNNSKIMVLRVSEPERKKQMAEEEEKKKTQDQSVQRTQKGFQILSERDGTDDPATTPFLEIADQKGNPLKIPHREKKALILAMGFHEKGRALMKRKQYDAALCHLLQADDQFGTCGSVLLSTVDNYAVLQLDIVWCYRALEALSCLDDGKQRLQRAEDCFLKCYGEQQQRLMQIKGNTGREEVLFLRLYLLQSLLAYLDGNEHQATQKLMRVEDLYGRLCLDPGKMTGLMGLGFSEQEARLGLRACHGNVDEAALHITHRRQEREEMKQQEREKRMRRMEGLATLRALGYSKRDAARALHQADGDMDRAYGILLESTQAESAAVTNHNTELPIDQSKVEQLLYLGFEPEAAEAALRLTGGDVQGATQLLLDNQGVLPPELLSPSPPSSLSEEPSTSSESAGSGSQGEDPMDVDLVNEVLEDIPRHEEDYLDLTLEEESEVIAQMKSYLHRNCTPSS from the exons ATGGCAGAGATGCATATTCAGGCAAAGCTGGTAAATCTTTTAAAACAAGATAAAATTCAGCTCTGGAACCCACCATACACCACAGAAAACAACCAGGCAGGACAGCAACCTCTGCAG CAGCTTGCAGTGAACTATGCACCCATTGTGTGCTTCTCTGTGTCTGAAGTGGCAAGTGCCTTGGAGAGCATCAGATCCCAAGCAGTAAAGAGAGGAATGGGGAATAAGACCTATAGAGAGACATTTGTGGCCACGTTGGAACTCCTTCTGCCTAAAGACGGAAAAAAG GATGTCAAGAAGAAGAACTATTTGGAGACTAAACTGGATGTCCTTGCACAAGATATCATGGCTAG GATTGCTGAACAATATGGACTCAAATACATCAAGTTAATTTTGAATGGGAAGACACTGACTCCTG AGAAGCGTCTGGATGAACAGGACGTGAAGAACAACAGTAAGATTATGGTTCTGCGGGTGAGCGAGCCTGAGAGGAAGAAACAGatggcggaggaggaggagaagaagaaaaccCAGGACCAGAGTGTCCAGAGAACCCAGAAGGGCTTCCAGATCCTCTCAGAGAGAG ATGGCACCGATGACCCAGCCACGACTCCATTCCTAGAGATTGCTGATCAGAAGGGGAACCCTCTGAAAATACCTCACAGAGAGAAAAAG GCTTTGATTCTAGCCATGGGGTTCCACGAGAAAGGCCGCGCTCTGATGAAGAGAAAACAGTACGACGCTGCTCTGTGCCACCTGTTGCAAGCTGACGACCAGTTTGG TACATGTGGCTCGGTGCTCTTGAGCACGGTGGACAACTATGCAGTACTGCAGCTGGACATCGTGTGGTGCTACAGAGCCCTGGAGGCCCTTTCCTGCCTGGATGACGGCAAGCAGAGGCTGCAGAGAGCCGAGGACTGCTTCCTCAAGTGCTACGGAGAGCAGCAGCAGAGGCTCATGCAGATCAAG GGAAATACAGGACGAGAGGAAGTGCTGTTCCTCAGGTTGTACCTCCTACAGAGCTTACTAGCGTACCTGGATGGTAACGAACACCAGGCCACACAGAAGCTAATGCGG GTGGAGGACCTGTATGGGCGTCTGTGTCTGGACCCAGGGAAGATGACCGGGCTGATGGGTCTGGGTTTCTCTGAGCAGGAGGCCCGTCTAGGCCTGAGGGCCTGCCACGGCAACGTAGACGAGGCCGCACTGCACATCACCCACAGGAGACAG gagagggaggagatgaaacagcaggagagggagaagaggatgagGCGTATGGAGGGCCTGGCCACCCTCAGAGCGCTGGGTTACTCCAAGAGAGACGCTGCCCGGGCCCTCCATCAGGCAGACGGGGACATGGACAGAGCCTATGGG ATTCTTCTAGAGTCCACCCAGGCTGAGTCTGCTGCTGTAACCAACCACAACACAGAGCTCCCCATAGATCAATCCAAGGTTGAGCAG CTGTTATACCTGGGCTTTGAGCCGGAGGCTGCCGAAGCTGCACTGAGGCTGACGGGGGGAGACGTGCAAGGGGCCACCCAGCTACTGCTGGACAACCAGGGGGTCCTGCCCCCAgagctgctctccccctctcccccctcctcactgTCCGAGGAGCCCAGCACCTCCTCTGAGTCCGCAG GCTCTGGGAGCCAAGGGGAGGACCCTATGGACGTAGACCTGGTGAATGAGGTGCTGGAGGATATCCCCCGACATGAAGAAGACTACCTGGACCTGACCctggaggaggagagcgaggtcATAGCTCAGATGAAGTCCTACCTCCACAGGAACTGTACCCCCTCCAGCTAA